CCGGCGCCCGGATTGCGCACCGGTTCTTCCGCGTAATTGAAGTCGCTGCGCTTGGGCAGGCCCACGGGACGGGTTGCAAGACGAAATTGATGATTAGTTGCAGGCATAGTGGATGATTGTAATCACAAAATTTCAAGTTTGAAATTCGTTGGGCCGTCACGCGTCGCTGCCGACTTTGCAGAGCTGCTGTATGCGCCTGCAGCTTGGGGTTGCCTGAAAACAAAATCGCAAAACTTCTTGTCTAAACCTGAACGCTCCAACTTGTGGCTACCCTCAACGCATCCCATTTTTGATTGGCCGAGTTGCTCCCATTGTGATCGCGCCTTTGGGGCGGAAGGAAGGACACAGAAAAAAGAAATCATCATGGAATTGAATGACACTAAGATAGAAACATATGATCAGAGTGATTGCACGCTGGCTCCTGGAGAGCTGATCGAGCAATCGGGGATTTACGAGATATGCCATCACGACGAGCCACGCGCCAGCGTGATCCTGATGCGCAACTCTATCTTTCCTTTTTGCCGGCGTTGCGGAGAAATGGTCCGCTACAGAATTCTGGAACTCGTTCCCCACATTTCTGAAGATCCAGACTTCCAGGAAGATCCGCCGGGAACGGACAACCCTTCCTACAAGATGCAGATTCCAACTTCTACGTTCCCCATGCAACTCGGTCGAGCGCATGGCTTCCGATTCCAGCAAGACTGTTTACAAACCTGGGCAGGTAGTCCCCAAGGCGGGGATATATAGAGTCTCGCACGCCGAACACCGCTTGCCTCACCGGGCCAGCTTCAAGGCGGGAGACCACTTCCCGCCTTGCGCAAAGTGCGCTGGTGAAGTGCGCTTTGAATTGTTGGTGGCTGCGGACGTGGACAACGGCAAAGGCGGCTAGCGGCCAACCTGAATGGCAGGAAATTTCTGCTGGATGTTCCGGATCAGCTCTTCCAGCGACAGCTTAGAATAGTCGCGACTGGACGCTGATTCCACGAATTTATTCTGTGCCGTCAATTCGTGTTCCTTCGCGCACTCGCGGCCCGTTTTCAATTACCAACTTACCCAATTACCAAATCATTCTTACTCTTCCACTTCCACCAGTTCGCCGCGCTCTGCTTTATAGTTCGCAATGATCTTTTCCTGGAACACTGCCGGCACGTAGTCATAGTGCGACATTTCCATGTTGAAGCTGCCGCGGCCCTGCGTCATGGAAGTCAGGTCAGCGCCATAGGTCAGCATTTCCGCCATTGGGCACTCGGCTTTCACCACGGTCTTGCCGGCCTTGTTGTCCATGCCCTGGATGCGTCCCCGGCGCGAGTTCAAATCGCCCATGATGCTGCCTGCGAACTCGTCTGGAATCGTGATCTCCACTTTCATGATCGGTTCCAGCAGCGTGGGTTTGGCCTGCTCCATGGCTTTCTTGAAAGCGATGCGGCCCGCTGTCTTGAAGGACATTTCGTTTGAGTCGACGTCGTGATAGCTGCCGTCATACAGGATCACACGGAAATCCACCACGGGAAATCCGGCCAGATATCCGCGCGCCGCCGCTTCCACAATTCCTTTTTCCACCGCGGGAATGTAGTTCTTGGGAATGGCTCCGCCAAAAATGTCATTCACAAACTCAAAGTTTTTGCCGCGCTCCAGCGGTTCCATCTTGATCTTGCAGTCACCGTATTGGCCGTGACCGCCGCTCTGCTTCTTGTGGCGGCCCTGCACATCCGCCTTGCCGCGGATGGTTTCACGATACGGGACCTTCGGCGCTTTCAAAATAACTTCAGTGTGATAGCGGCGCTTCAGCTTCGAGACCATCACCTCAATGTGCTGCTGTCCGGTACCGGCGATCAGGAATTCCTTGGTCTGCTCATCGCGGAAGAAGCGCACCATGGGATCTTCTTCCATGAGCTTGTGCAGGCCGTTGGAAAGCTTGTCTTCATCATTGCGGCTCTTAGGCTCAATAGCGAACGTAATCGCCGGTTCCGGCAGCGTGACGCCGGCAAAGCGAATGGGATTGGCCTTGTCTCCCATCGTGTCACCGGTAAGAGTGTCACGTAGCTTGGCTACCGCGCCCACGTCGCCGGCATGCAGTTCCGTCACCGGGACAAGGTTCTTGCCCTGCGGGATGGAGAGATGCGCAAGTTTTTCTGACGTGCTGCGCGTAAAGTTCTGCAGCGTGGCATCATTCTTTACCACGCCGGAAAACACCTTGAAGAATGTAATGCGTCCGGCAAACGGATCGTTGGCGGTCTTAAAGACATAGAGCGAAGTAGGGGCCTTATCACTCACCTGAAGGTCAATTCCATGACCATTGCCGGAAGCTGTGGCTGGATCGGCGTGTACTGCGGCGTGCTCCGCGGCGGTAGGAAAATAATCGACGACAAAATCCAGCAAGTGGTCGGTACCAATGTTTCCCAATCCGGAGGCAAACAGCACCGGGAAAATTCTGTCTTCCTTGATGGCTTCATGCAGCGCCGGAATCAGGTGCTCTTCGGCGATGGTGCCTTTATCAAAGAACTCCTCCATCAGCTCGTCTTTTCCTTCCGCAACAATCTCTACCAGCTTTTCATGCGCTTCCTTGGCGGCCGCTTCCAGTTCGGCAGGAATTGGGCCTTCTTTGCCTTTGCCGCTGCCGCCCATCTCGTAGGTGTAAGCCTTCATCGTCACCAAGTCCACTACGCCCTTCAGGCTCTTCTCGCTGCCGATGGGAATCTGCACTGGAACCACCAACCGGCCGAAAGCATTCACCAGGCTTTCCAGCGCCGTTTCCCAATTGGCGCGTTCGCGGTCCATGCGGCTCACGCAGATCACGCGCGGCAGGTTGATCTCGTCGGCATACTGCCAGACTTTTTCCGTCACTACCTCAACGCCGGAAACGCCATCCACCACAACGAGCGCCGCTTCAGCCGCGGACATGGCAATCTTGGCCTCATGCGCAAACATGGTGAAGCCCGGCGAATCAAACAGGTTAATCTTGGTGTTGTGCCACTCCACGGAGGCAATGGCCGTGGAGATGGTCATCTGGCGCGAAATCTCTTCTTCATCGTGGTCGGTAACCGTGGAACCGTCGTCCACGCGGCCCAGCTTGGGCGTGGCGCCGCCCGTGTACAGCATCGCGGAAACCAGGGAAGTCTTGCCGGAGTGAGAGTGACCGATAACGACGAGATTGCGGATGTCCTTGCCTTCGTAAACCTTCAAAGTGCCTCCTTCAACAAACGGGGCCCGGCCAGATTAGCAGGCAATTCGAAATCTGAAGAGTTCTACTTGGACTG
This is a stretch of genomic DNA from Terriglobia bacterium. It encodes these proteins:
- the fusA gene encoding elongation factor G, which codes for MKVYEGKDIRNLVVIGHSHSGKTSLVSAMLYTGGATPKLGRVDDGSTVTDHDEEEISRQMTISTAIASVEWHNTKINLFDSPGFTMFAHEAKIAMSAAEAALVVVDGVSGVEVVTEKVWQYADEINLPRVICVSRMDRERANWETALESLVNAFGRLVVPVQIPIGSEKSLKGVVDLVTMKAYTYEMGGSGKGKEGPIPAELEAAAKEAHEKLVEIVAEGKDELMEEFFDKGTIAEEHLIPALHEAIKEDRIFPVLFASGLGNIGTDHLLDFVVDYFPTAAEHAAVHADPATASGNGHGIDLQVSDKAPTSLYVFKTANDPFAGRITFFKVFSGVVKNDATLQNFTRSTSEKLAHLSIPQGKNLVPVTELHAGDVGAVAKLRDTLTGDTMGDKANPIRFAGVTLPEPAITFAIEPKSRNDEDKLSNGLHKLMEEDPMVRFFRDEQTKEFLIAGTGQQHIEVMVSKLKRRYHTEVILKAPKVPYRETIRGKADVQGRHKKQSGGHGQYGDCKIKMEPLERGKNFEFVNDIFGGAIPKNYIPAVEKGIVEAAARGYLAGFPVVDFRVILYDGSYHDVDSNEMSFKTAGRIAFKKAMEQAKPTLLEPIMKVEITIPDEFAGSIMGDLNSRRGRIQGMDNKAGKTVVKAECPMAEMLTYGADLTSMTQGRGSFNMEMSHYDYVPAVFQEKIIANYKAERGELVEVEE